AGATATGGCGGTGAAGAATTTTTATTATTAGCAAAAGTAAACAGAAGACAAGATATTCAAGTCATGTTAAATCTTTTCGAAAGAATAAGGTCTAATATTGAAAAATTGAAAATTCCTATAACTGACGGAGATTACGTAAAGACAACAATGTCTATAGGAGTTTATTTAAACACGAATAAAGATAAAAATTTAAATGAAGCTATTAAGAAAGCTGACGTTGCTTTATATAAAGCAAAATCTAAAGGCAGAAATAGAATAGAAATCTACGATGAAGAAAAGGAAGTTGAGAAAAATCTTATAACTGTAGTTGAAGTAAAAGACGCAATAGAAGAAAATCGTCTTTTATGTTATTACCAGCCGATAGTAGACCTAAAAGATAACAGCATATCTCACTATGAAGCTCTTGTAAGAATTATAGATAAAAATGGCAACGTTGTGCCACCATTCAAATTCTTAAATGTGATAGAAAATACATTCATCTATACAAAGCTAACAAAAGCTGTAATTGATTATAACTATAATACTTTAAAAAAACATAAAAACCTTAAAGTTAGTATCAATCTAAAACAGGCGGATGTATTAAATAGGTCAATAGTAGACTATCTCTTATCAATATCAAAAGAGAAAGACATAACAGAAAGAATGTCTATAGAGATTGTCGAAACAGAAGACCTCTTGGCTTATGAAGAATCTTTAGAGATAATAAAGCAGCTCAAAGGAGCAGGATATTCAATATGCTTAGACGATTTTGGCTCTGGATACTCTAACTTTGTGTATCTATTGAGATTAAACATTGATTATTTAAAGATTGATGCAAATTTGGTAAAAAATATAATAAATGATAATGTCTCTTACGAAGTAGTTAAAATGATAGCTCAGTTTTGTAAAAAGATGAAGATTAAAACAATTGCAGAATATGTTGAAAATGAAGAAATTTTGAGAATAATAAAAGAACTTGACATTGATTATGGTCAAGGATATCTATTCTCAAAACCAAAGCCAATAGAAGAGATAATAGATAATGAATAATACGTCGGGTGAGAAATTCATTAAAAACATAAGATTCTTCGCTTCGCTCAGACTGACAAACAAGGTTATTCTAACGTTTATTATTTAACCTTTTGCTGTCATCTTGAGGACTTTAGTCCAAAGGATCTTATCTTTTAAAAAGTTTTTTAAAAAGTAAAAAACGATAAGCAAAATACAGCTAAAGAGAAATTATATAAACTTTTCACTTTTTACATCTCACCGTCTTAATTCTCATCTTTCACTTTCTTACTTTCTCGCCATATATTGAGTTATAATTATTAGATATCAATTTTTAGAAGGAGTGCAAAATAGATGGCAGAAGGGATTTTAGAAAGCAGATTGGAGAAAATTAAAAAATTGACAGAAGAAGGAAAAAATCCTTATCCACATAAATTTAGCATTACAACAGACCTAAAATCTGTTAGAGAAGGACTTGAATTTGAGCCGGAAGATAAAGAGTATATCATAAAAGGAAAAATAAAAAGAGTATCTAAAAAGGAAAACGATTATTTTATAAGATTTGAAGATTTAAACGGACATTACGAAATTCAAGTAGTCTTTCCACAAAAAGAAAAACTATCTCCAAATATAGTTGCATCATTCAAAGGAAAATTAAAAAGAATCGATGGAAAGCTTACACTTTTAGCTGAAGAAGTTTTATTTGAAGAAGCAGGAGAAGATGTATCAACAATAAAAAACAGATATGACAAAGACCCGGAGAAAAAGCAAGTTGCGGTAGCCGGTAGACTAATAGCACTTAGAGACCAAGGAAAAGCCGCTTTTGGACATATCCAAGACTCAGACGGAAAGCTGCAAGTATATTTTAACGCTGACATTCTGGGAGAAGAAAACTATAAAAAAGCAATGGACTTAATGGATATTGGAGATATTATCGGCGTAGAAGGTCATCTATTTAGAACCATGACAGGTGAGCTTACAGTAGAAGTTCATAACTATGAAATATTAGCAAAATCTTTAAGACCACTTCCGGAAAAATGGCACGGACTGAAAGATACTGAGTACAGATACAGATACAGATACTTAGATTTAATAGCAAATCAAAGAACGAGAGAGATCTTTAAAATAAGGTCCAAGGCAATAAAAAGTTTGAGAGAGTTTTTAGAAAGTAAAGGATTTATAGAAGTAGAAACACCAATACTTCAACCTGTAGCATCAGGAGCTATGGCAAAACCTTTTATTACATATCACAACGCACTTGATATGAACCTATATTTAAGAATTGCACCAGAACTTTATTTGAAAATGCTTGTAGTTGGTGGATTTAACAGAGTTTTTGAGATAGGAAGGAATTTCAGAAATGAAGGAATAGACACAACCCACAACCCAGAATTTACGATGGTTGAGTTTTACGCAGCATACTTAGACTATAACGACTTGATGGTATTGACAGAAGAGCTGTTTAGAAAAATACTTCTTGATACAGTAGGAACGTTAAAAATAACATGGGAAGGTCAAGAGCTTG
The DNA window shown above is from Sulfurihydrogenibium sp. and carries:
- a CDS encoding bifunctional diguanylate cyclase/phosphodiesterase, whose product is MSLIEKISTDKTFFKIASDMMEVLLTENTSYVYATYFNNGKSFILIDVSKKDRMKTNDLFEFLQEETPVIKKALESRRYQYLVHTTVNTIGLTFYKPFKDKKNIDYLLVIDYNIEKISYISQLISVLKNLILLFIFAGLVVINITIFLALKASYYKQKSFTDNLTGLYNRNYLQHIMDFIDLKQYIVALIDIDYFKKINDTYGHDIGDKVLKSVANTIKKLTREEDILIRYGGEEFLLLAKVNRRQDIQVMLNLFERIRSNIEKLKIPITDGDYVKTTMSIGVYLNTNKDKNLNEAIKKADVALYKAKSKGRNRIEIYDEEKEVEKNLITVVEVKDAIEENRLLCYYQPIVDLKDNSISHYEALVRIIDKNGNVVPPFKFLNVIENTFIYTKLTKAVIDYNYNTLKKHKNLKVSINLKQADVLNRSIVDYLLSISKEKDITERMSIEIVETEDLLAYEESLEIIKQLKGAGYSICLDDFGSGYSNFVYLLRLNIDYLKIDANLVKNIINDNVSYEVVKMIAQFCKKMKIKTIAEYVENEEILRIIKELDIDYGQGYLFSKPKPIEEIIDNE
- the lysS gene encoding lysine--tRNA ligase yields the protein MAEGILESRLEKIKKLTEEGKNPYPHKFSITTDLKSVREGLEFEPEDKEYIIKGKIKRVSKKENDYFIRFEDLNGHYEIQVVFPQKEKLSPNIVASFKGKLKRIDGKLTLLAEEVLFEEAGEDVSTIKNRYDKDPEKKQVAVAGRLIALRDQGKAAFGHIQDSDGKLQVYFNADILGEENYKKAMDLMDIGDIIGVEGHLFRTMTGELTVEVHNYEILAKSLRPLPEKWHGLKDTEYRYRYRYLDLIANQRTREIFKIRSKAIKSLREFLESKGFIEVETPILQPVASGAMAKPFITYHNALDMNLYLRIAPELYLKMLVVGGFNRVFEIGRNFRNEGIDTTHNPEFTMVEFYAAYLDYNDLMVLTEELFRKILLDTVGTLKITWEGQELDFEKPFRKVAFFDALKQKTGKDKEFFLDFEKARNFAKEVGIPKADTLTHVKILDKLFEHFVEEDLIQPTFVIDFPKILSPLAKTHRNDPDLVERFELIINKKELANAYTELNDPMDQRERFIQQIREKEMGDEEAMDIDETFLTALEYGLPPTAGEGIGIDRLVMMLTDNYSIREVILFPTLRPEGQ